A genome region from Lactobacillus sp. ESL0791 includes the following:
- a CDS encoding phosphocarrier protein HPr, with amino-acid sequence MEKRNFHVIAETGIHARPATLLVQAASKFGSDINLEYNGKSVNLKSIMGVMSLGVGQNADVTITADGDDEKDAIQAISDTMEKEGLAE; translated from the coding sequence ATGGAAAAACGTAATTTTCATGTTATTGCAGAAACAGGGATTCATGCACGTCCAGCCACACTGTTAGTTCAGGCTGCTTCAAAATTTGGTTCAGATATCAATTTGGAATACAACGGCAAGTCAGTTAACTTGAAATCAATTATGGGCGTGATGTCACTCGGCGTTGGTCAAAATGCCGACGTTACAATTACTGCTGATGGTGATGACGAAAAGGATGCTATTCAGGCAATTTCTGACACAATGGAAAAAGAAGGTTTGGCTGAATAA
- a CDS encoding DUF1827 family protein: MHLIDVTNSYASLVHSQLNSTDVNYVKVYSLGNTSVIYTESNNAIGIVLENHSRRVRREEFEFVIKRLVKENDPSYQITIDKNQHVLEIHVNK; the protein is encoded by the coding sequence ATGCACTTAATAGATGTAACCAATAGTTATGCAAGCTTAGTTCATAGTCAACTTAATTCAACCGATGTTAACTACGTCAAGGTTTATTCTCTTGGCAACACTTCGGTAATTTACACCGAAAGCAACAACGCGATCGGCATTGTTCTTGAAAACCACAGCCGGCGTGTCCGCAGGGAAGAATTTGAGTTTGTGATCAAGCGGCTTGTTAAAGAAAATGATCCTTCTTATCAAATAACAATTGATAAGAACCAACATGTCCTTGAAATTCATGTCAATAAATAA
- a CDS encoding ATP-dependent Clp protease ATP-binding subunit: MLCQNCHKRPASIHLFANVNGQGREINLCQQCYQELQAQQGNKNMNNNDNNGFFGDFNDIFNSLNSNNANNMRQGQGPQMQMGGNGGNGRSLLDQYGTDLTALAKKGKIDPVIGRDKEIARVIEILNRRTKNNPVLIGEAGVGKTAVVEGLAQQIVDGSVPAKLQDKKIISLNVVSLVQGTGIRGQFEQRMEQLIKELQNRNDIILFIDEIHEIVGAGNAEGGMDAGNIIKPALARGDLQLVGATTIKEYREIEKDSALARRFQPVEVKEPSISETIQILKGIQKRYEDYHHVHYTDDAIKAAAELSARYIQDRFLPDKAIDLLDEAGSRMNLTIPYIDKDKLQERINAAQQLKQDSLKNEDYEKAAYYRDQIEKYNKVKDQKVDPDKSPVITSKIMDKIVEEKTGIPVGDIQAQEENQLQNLAATLKKHVIGQDKAVDQVARAIRRNRIGFNKSGRPIGSFLFVGPTGVGKTELAKQLAKQMFGSENAMIRFDMSEYMESYSVSKLIGSAPGYVGYEEAGQLTERVRHNPYSLILLDEIEKADPAVMNLFLQILDDGRLTDSQGRTVSFKDTIIIMTSNAGQGIKKTSVGFAAENDADAPDSARNSMTQFFKPEFLNRLDDVIAFNELSKEDLIKIVNLMLTNTNSMVKNQGLQITVTEDAKKKLVDDGFNPSMGARPLRRTIQEEIEDKVADYKLDHPQAKELVADVKNNEIVITEPANVVSEENYAAK; encoded by the coding sequence TTGCTCTGTCAAAATTGTCACAAACGGCCCGCTTCCATTCACCTGTTTGCGAATGTGAACGGTCAAGGGCGAGAAATTAACTTGTGTCAGCAATGCTACCAAGAATTGCAGGCACAACAAGGAAATAAAAATATGAATAATAATGATAACAACGGCTTCTTTGGTGATTTTAATGACATCTTTAATTCACTAAACAGTAATAATGCCAATAATATGCGTCAGGGACAAGGACCCCAGATGCAGATGGGAGGAAACGGCGGCAATGGCCGTTCACTGCTCGATCAATACGGAACAGACCTAACCGCACTTGCCAAAAAAGGCAAAATTGATCCGGTAATCGGACGCGACAAGGAAATTGCCCGGGTGATAGAAATCCTGAACCGCAGAACCAAAAATAATCCGGTTTTAATCGGTGAGGCTGGAGTCGGCAAGACCGCCGTGGTTGAAGGCTTGGCTCAGCAAATTGTCGACGGTTCGGTGCCAGCTAAATTGCAGGACAAGAAAATAATTTCTTTAAACGTTGTTTCCCTAGTTCAGGGAACCGGTATCCGCGGGCAATTTGAGCAGCGGATGGAACAGCTGATCAAAGAACTGCAGAATAGAAATGATATCATTCTTTTTATTGATGAGATTCACGAAATTGTTGGTGCGGGGAACGCTGAAGGCGGCATGGATGCCGGCAATATTATCAAACCGGCTTTAGCCCGCGGTGATCTGCAACTAGTGGGTGCCACGACGATTAAGGAATATCGTGAAATTGAGAAGGATTCGGCTTTGGCGCGGCGCTTCCAACCGGTGGAGGTTAAGGAACCATCAATCAGCGAAACCATTCAAATTCTCAAGGGAATTCAGAAACGCTATGAGGACTACCATCACGTTCATTACACGGACGATGCCATTAAGGCGGCTGCCGAATTATCGGCCCGTTACATCCAAGACCGTTTCTTGCCGGATAAGGCGATTGATTTGCTTGATGAGGCTGGCTCTCGGATGAACCTAACGATTCCATATATTGACAAGGATAAACTGCAGGAACGTATCAACGCTGCCCAGCAGCTAAAGCAAGACTCACTGAAAAATGAGGACTACGAAAAAGCCGCATACTACCGTGACCAAATTGAAAAGTACAACAAGGTAAAAGACCAAAAGGTTGACCCGGATAAGTCACCAGTGATTACCAGTAAGATCATGGATAAAATAGTTGAGGAAAAGACGGGGATCCCAGTTGGCGACATCCAGGCGCAGGAAGAAAACCAGCTGCAGAACTTGGCGGCAACTTTAAAGAAGCATGTCATCGGCCAGGACAAGGCGGTTGATCAGGTCGCCCGAGCAATTCGCCGCAACCGGATCGGTTTCAACAAGTCGGGTCGGCCAATCGGCTCCTTCCTCTTTGTCGGTCCTACCGGCGTCGGTAAAACGGAGCTGGCTAAACAATTAGCTAAGCAGATGTTTGGTTCCGAAAACGCGATGATTCGCTTTGATATGTCTGAATACATGGAATCATATTCTGTTTCCAAGTTAATCGGTTCTGCTCCCGGATATGTCGGCTATGAGGAAGCCGGCCAGTTGACCGAACGCGTGCGGCATAACCCATATAGTTTAATTTTACTGGATGAAATCGAAAAAGCCGACCCGGCAGTCATGAATCTTTTCTTGCAAATCCTAGACGACGGTCGCCTGACTGATTCACAAGGGCGTACAGTTTCCTTTAAAGACACGATTATTATCATGACCTCAAACGCAGGCCAGGGTATTAAAAAGACCAGTGTCGGCTTTGCAGCTGAAAATGATGCGGATGCTCCCGATTCTGCCAGAAATTCAATGACCCAGTTCTTCAAGCCCGAATTTCTAAACAGGCTGGACGATGTCATTGCCTTTAACGAATTATCTAAGGAAGACCTAATCAAGATTGTTAACTTGATGCTGACCAATACCAACAGCATGGTGAAAAATCAGGGCTTGCAAATTACAGTCACTGAGGATGCCAAAAAGAAATTGGTTGACGACGGCTTCAACCCAAGCATGGGAGCACGGCCGCTGCGTCGGACCATCCAGGAAGAAATCGAAGACAAGGTTGCCGATTACAAGCTTGATCATCCGCAAGCAAAAGAATTAGTCGCAGATGTTAAAAACAATGAAATTGTGATTACTGAACCGGCAAACGTAGTCAGCGAAGAAAATTATGCTGCCAAATAA